A genomic region of Dickeya solani IPO 2222 contains the following coding sequences:
- a CDS encoding MFS transporter, translating into MNDNRMTPVEQRATWGLGLVFSLRMLGMFMVLPVLTTYGMALQGASESLIGVAIGIYGLMQAIFQIPFGLMSDRIGRKPLIVGGLLIFVLGSVIAALSDTIWGIILGRALQGSGAISAAVMALLSDLTREQNRTKAMAFIGVSFGITFAIAMVVGPIVTHALGLNALFWGIALLALLAIMITLAVIPSSSSHVLNRESAIVRGGVSKVLTNSRLLKLNFGIMCLHILLMSSFVALPRVMEQAGLAPQHHWKVYLVTMLVSFAAVVPFVIYAEVKRRMKQVFIACVMILIAAELVLLQAGNHALWQILIGIQLFFLGFNVMEALLPSLISKESPAGYKGTAMGVYSTTQFIGVAIGGSLGGALYDLHGASLVFSAGALLGLVWLLVSFTMQEPPYLSSLRITLPDEALRDNALSDKLQQHPGVADVVIVPDEFSAYVKIDRKKTSRQQLEQLVSQ; encoded by the coding sequence ATGAACGATAATCGCATGACCCCTGTTGAGCAGAGGGCGACATGGGGACTGGGTCTGGTTTTTTCACTTCGTATGCTGGGCATGTTCATGGTGCTTCCGGTGCTAACCACTTACGGAATGGCTCTGCAGGGCGCCAGCGAATCACTGATTGGCGTTGCGATAGGCATTTATGGCCTGATGCAGGCGATCTTCCAAATCCCATTCGGGCTGATGTCCGACCGCATAGGACGTAAACCGCTGATTGTCGGCGGCCTGCTGATATTTGTGCTGGGTAGTGTCATCGCCGCGCTGAGCGACACAATCTGGGGAATTATTCTCGGCCGCGCGCTACAGGGTTCCGGCGCCATTTCCGCTGCGGTCATGGCGCTGCTGTCGGATTTAACCCGCGAGCAGAACCGCACCAAAGCGATGGCGTTTATCGGCGTCAGCTTCGGCATCACCTTTGCTATCGCCATGGTGGTCGGCCCGATTGTCACCCACGCGTTAGGTCTGAATGCACTGTTCTGGGGGATCGCATTGCTGGCGCTGCTGGCTATCATGATTACCCTGGCCGTCATCCCTTCTTCGTCATCCCATGTGTTGAATCGTGAGTCCGCTATCGTACGCGGCGGCGTTAGCAAAGTGCTGACCAACAGCCGACTGCTGAAACTCAACTTCGGCATCATGTGCCTGCACATCCTGCTGATGTCGAGTTTTGTGGCATTACCGCGGGTAATGGAACAGGCAGGACTGGCGCCGCAACATCACTGGAAGGTCTATCTGGTAACGATGCTGGTGTCGTTCGCTGCCGTCGTGCCGTTCGTCATCTATGCCGAGGTCAAACGGCGGATGAAGCAGGTATTTATTGCCTGCGTCATGATTCTGATTGCGGCGGAGCTGGTATTGCTGCAGGCGGGCAATCATGCCTTGTGGCAGATACTCATCGGTATTCAGCTGTTCTTCCTGGGGTTCAACGTTATGGAAGCGCTGCTGCCATCCCTGATCAGCAAGGAATCGCCAGCCGGTTACAAGGGCACCGCGATGGGGGTCTATTCCACCACCCAGTTCATCGGGGTGGCGATTGGCGGCAGCCTCGGCGGCGCTCTGTATGACCTGCATGGCGCATCGCTGGTATTCAGCGCGGGGGCACTGCTGGGGCTAGTCTGGTTGCTGGTCAGCTTTACCATGCAGGAGCCGCCTTATCTGAGCAGCCTGCGCATTACCTTGCCGGATGAAGCGCTACGGGATAATGCGCTGTCCGATAAGTTGCAGCAGCATCCGGGCGTAGCGGATGTGGTGATTGTGCCGGATGAATTCAGCGCCTACGTGAAAATCGATCGCAAAAAGACCAGTCGGCAGCAACTGGAACAGTTGGTCA
- a CDS encoding MBL fold metallo-hydrolase, translating to MKQIYPDLWQTRVEHPFSGVNSHAYLLVQDTGNILFYNSGSREEYQHIQELGGITYQFLSHRDEVGGALAEIKTLFGSKLCCHRLEEPVARKVTPVDYLFDGREIRQGNIEVIPTPGHTKGSVCFLVRSVHGQTYLFTGDTLYMNHGIWETRTNWYEGGSKSDLKSSLMLLRDLEPTVVISSASVGAVPFKAVSAEEWRSDIDNVLRTLS from the coding sequence ATGAAACAGATTTACCCTGATCTCTGGCAAACCCGTGTGGAACACCCATTCTCGGGCGTAAACTCCCACGCTTACCTGCTGGTACAGGACACCGGCAACATCCTCTTTTACAACTCCGGCTCGCGGGAGGAGTATCAACACATTCAAGAACTGGGCGGGATAACCTATCAGTTTTTGAGCCACCGGGATGAGGTAGGCGGCGCGCTCGCCGAGATCAAGACGCTTTTTGGCTCGAAACTCTGTTGCCATCGACTGGAAGAACCGGTCGCCAGAAAGGTAACGCCGGTTGATTACCTGTTCGATGGCCGGGAGATCCGCCAGGGCAACATCGAGGTGATACCAACGCCCGGTCATACCAAAGGCAGCGTGTGTTTTCTGGTTCGGTCAGTTCATGGACAAACATACCTGTTTACCGGAGACACTCTCTATATGAACCACGGGATTTGGGAGACCCGCACCAATTGGTATGAAGGGGGCTCGAAATCGGACCTTAAGAGCAGCCTTATGCTTCTGCGCGACCTCGAACCCACGGTTGTTATTTCAAGTGCCTCGGTTGGTGCAGTTCCATTCAAAGCGGTGTCAGCAGAAGAGTGGCGGTCTGACATCGACAATGTCCTTCGTACGCTGTCATAA
- a CDS encoding SDR family oxidoreductase — MRIFVTGASGFVGSAVVRELIATGYQVLGLVRSDKSADGLRAIGGEAHRGDIENLDSVLAGAAVCDGIIHTAFDNDFSKFQANCETDRRLIEALGSVVEGSTRRLVITSAIGILPKSQRTTEDSMPATGSVTNPRAATEEAVDAVIAKGVHASIVRLASSVHGDGDHAFVPLLIDIARRTGVSAYIEEGQNCWPAVHRLDAATLYRLALERGTSGARYHAVAEERIPFKDIAIAIGRGLGVPIVSKSAAEAEAHFGWFSHFVSFDLDASNRLTRERLGWNPMMPSLLSDLEGDRYFRTPDSTRT, encoded by the coding sequence ATGCGAATTTTTGTTACTGGGGCCAGCGGATTCGTCGGCTCTGCGGTTGTCCGCGAACTGATCGCCACCGGATACCAGGTTCTCGGGCTTGTCCGCTCGGACAAGTCCGCCGATGGTTTGCGCGCCATCGGCGGGGAGGCGCATCGCGGCGACATCGAGAATCTCGATAGCGTTCTCGCCGGGGCAGCCGTCTGTGACGGTATAATTCATACCGCCTTTGACAATGACTTTTCCAAGTTTCAGGCCAACTGCGAAACTGACCGCCGCCTGATCGAGGCACTCGGTTCCGTTGTCGAAGGGTCTACGCGTCGGCTTGTGATTACATCAGCCATTGGAATTCTTCCCAAAAGCCAAAGAACCACCGAGGACTCAATGCCCGCGACGGGGTCTGTTACTAACCCGCGTGCCGCAACGGAAGAGGCCGTCGACGCGGTAATCGCAAAGGGCGTACATGCGTCGATCGTCCGGCTCGCTTCATCCGTTCACGGCGACGGAGACCACGCGTTCGTGCCTTTGCTAATCGACATTGCGCGCAGAACGGGGGTTTCGGCCTACATTGAAGAAGGCCAAAATTGCTGGCCAGCCGTGCATCGTCTCGATGCCGCAACGCTGTATCGCCTCGCACTGGAACGAGGTACTTCGGGTGCTCGCTATCATGCCGTCGCCGAGGAACGCATTCCGTTCAAGGACATCGCCATTGCTATCGGCCGTGGGTTAGGAGTCCCCATCGTTTCGAAGTCCGCAGCAGAAGCAGAAGCGCACTTCGGATGGTTCTCGCATTTTGTTTCATTCGACCTGGACGCATCGAACCGTCTGACGCGGGAAAGACTCGGTTGGAATCCGATGATGCCTTCACTGCTTTCCGATCTCGAAGGAGATAGGTATTTCCGCACTCCGGACTCTACACGCACCTAG
- a CDS encoding AraC family transcriptional regulator translates to MDPLSDVLALLKPVNYMSAGFDGGGDWAIQFPDQTGTIKSGAVVTGRCWLAVEGVDEPVQLESGDCFVLPRGEPFHLASQMDVKPVQAAEVFTGAENGGIVSWNGGGDVFIVSSRFSVSELHADMLLKLLPHIVHIRSTTDQTTLRWLVERMMQELRAPQPGSVLILQHLAHMILVQALRLHLDCRGVGLLSALADKNVGTAIAAMHEKPALNWTVQELGELTGMSRSSFAQRFKEAVGTSPIDYLARWRMLLASDRLINSDDPISAIAFSLGYESESAFSTAFKRIIGRSPRRYSHSVKPRA, encoded by the coding sequence ATGGATCCTCTTTCCGATGTTCTAGCCTTATTGAAGCCAGTGAACTACATGTCTGCCGGATTTGATGGCGGTGGCGATTGGGCGATTCAATTCCCCGATCAAACGGGAACTATCAAGAGCGGCGCGGTGGTCACGGGGCGCTGCTGGCTAGCAGTGGAAGGGGTTGACGAGCCGGTTCAACTCGAAAGCGGCGACTGCTTTGTTCTTCCACGCGGAGAGCCGTTTCACCTTGCCAGCCAAATGGATGTTAAGCCGGTGCAGGCAGCAGAGGTATTCACGGGAGCGGAAAACGGCGGCATAGTTAGCTGGAACGGCGGCGGCGACGTATTTATCGTCAGTAGCCGCTTCTCCGTTTCCGAACTGCATGCCGACATGCTGTTGAAGCTTTTGCCCCACATCGTCCATATTCGTAGCACCACAGATCAAACCACACTGCGTTGGCTGGTCGAACGGATGATGCAGGAACTGCGAGCGCCGCAGCCTGGCAGCGTGCTCATTTTGCAGCATTTGGCGCACATGATCCTAGTGCAAGCGCTCAGGCTGCACCTGGATTGCCGCGGTGTCGGGCTGCTATCAGCGTTGGCCGACAAGAACGTTGGTACTGCCATAGCCGCCATGCATGAAAAACCCGCCTTGAACTGGACGGTTCAGGAACTGGGTGAACTTACGGGAATGTCACGATCCTCATTCGCACAGCGTTTTAAAGAAGCCGTCGGTACGTCCCCAATCGATTATCTGGCACGATGGCGCATGCTGCTCGCCAGCGATCGACTAATAAACTCAGACGATCCGATTTCGGCTATAGCCTTTTCGCTCGGGTATGAATCGGAAAGTGCGTTCAGCACAGCGTTCAAGCGAATTATAGGGCGCTCTCCACGGCGATATAGCCACTCGGTTAAACCGCGTGCATAA
- the cyoE gene encoding heme o synthase, with protein sequence MIKQYLQVTKPGIIFGNLISVIGGFLLAAKGTIHYPLFVATLIGVSLVVASGCVFNNVIDRDIDKKMERTKNRVLVKGLIPLKNTLIYASLLGIAGFALLYLAANPLAMWLAVMGFVVYVGVYSLYMKRHSVYGTLIGSLSGAAPPVIGYCAVSNQFDAGALILLLIFSLWQMPHSYAIAIFRFKDYQAANIPVLPVVKGISVAKHHITLYILAFMVATLMLSLGGYAGYKYLVVAAAVSVWWLGMALSGYKSPNDDRVWARKLFVFSIVAITSLSVMMSVDSMTPMQETLLTYLH encoded by the coding sequence ATGATTAAGCAATACCTGCAGGTCACCAAACCGGGCATTATTTTTGGCAACCTGATTTCCGTTATCGGTGGATTTTTGCTGGCGGCCAAAGGCACCATCCATTATCCACTGTTTGTCGCGACCCTGATCGGGGTGTCGCTGGTCGTTGCATCGGGTTGCGTCTTTAACAACGTTATCGATCGCGATATCGACAAAAAAATGGAGAGGACCAAGAATCGGGTTCTGGTGAAGGGGCTGATTCCGCTGAAAAACACGCTGATTTACGCTTCGCTGTTGGGTATTGCTGGCTTTGCGTTACTGTACCTCGCGGCAAATCCGCTGGCGATGTGGCTGGCGGTGATGGGCTTTGTGGTCTATGTCGGCGTTTACAGCCTGTACATGAAACGCCATTCGGTCTACGGCACGTTGATTGGCAGCCTGTCAGGCGCCGCGCCGCCGGTGATCGGCTATTGCGCCGTCAGCAACCAGTTTGACGCCGGCGCGCTGATTCTGCTGCTGATTTTCAGCCTGTGGCAAATGCCGCATTCCTACGCTATCGCGATTTTCCGCTTTAAGGATTATCAGGCCGCCAATATTCCGGTGCTGCCGGTCGTCAAAGGCATCTCGGTGGCGAAACATCATATTACGCTGTATATCCTGGCGTTTATGGTTGCGACCCTGATGTTGTCGCTGGGCGGCTACGCCGGGTACAAATACCTGGTGGTGGCGGCGGCGGTCAGCGTCTGGTGGCTCGGCATGGCCTTGTCCGGCTACAAAAGCCCGAACGACGATCGCGTATGGGCAAGAAAGCTGTTCGTGTTTTCCATCGTGGCCATCACGTCCCTAAGCGTCATGATGTCGGTGGATTCGATGACGCCGATGCAGGAAACGCTGCTGACTTACCTGCACTGA
- a CDS encoding cytochrome o ubiquinol oxidase subunit IV, whose product MSHSTHDHAGASHGSVKSYLIGFVLSIILTVIPFGLVMNGSASHSVILLTVLGCAVIQILVHLVYFLHLNTSSEERWNVVAIVFTALIIAIVVVGSLWIMMNAHHNMMIQ is encoded by the coding sequence ATGAGTCATTCCACACACGATCATGCCGGCGCCAGCCACGGTAGCGTGAAGTCCTATCTGATTGGTTTCGTTCTGTCCATCATCCTGACCGTTATTCCGTTCGGTCTGGTGATGAACGGTTCGGCTTCCCACAGCGTCATTCTGCTGACCGTGCTGGGCTGCGCCGTTATCCAGATTCTGGTTCATCTGGTGTACTTCCTGCATCTCAATACCTCATCAGAAGAGCGTTGGAATGTGGTAGCCATTGTGTTTACCGCCCTGATTATCGCAATCGTGGTGGTGGGATCCCTGTGGATCATGATGAATGCGCACCACAACATGATGATTCAGTAA
- a CDS encoding cytochrome o ubiquinol oxidase subunit III, which produces MSTDTLTHHNAAHAEHGHHDTGANKVFGFWIYLMSDCILFGMLFATYAVLVNGTAGGPTGKELFDLKFVLVETFALLFSSITYGMAMIAMNKGNKSQVNAWLGLTFLFGLVFIGMEIYEFHHLIAEGAGPDRSAFLSAFFALVGTHGIHVTSGLIWIAIMMIQVTKYGLTSRNKTRLMCLSLFWHFLDVVWICVFTVVYLMGAM; this is translated from the coding sequence ATGTCCACTGATACGTTAACTCATCACAATGCAGCCCATGCCGAGCATGGGCACCACGACACCGGCGCCAATAAGGTCTTCGGTTTCTGGATCTACCTGATGAGCGACTGCATCCTGTTTGGGATGTTGTTCGCGACCTACGCCGTTCTGGTGAACGGCACTGCTGGCGGCCCGACCGGCAAAGAACTGTTCGATCTGAAGTTCGTGCTGGTGGAAACCTTCGCCCTGCTGTTCAGTAGTATCACCTACGGCATGGCGATGATTGCCATGAACAAAGGCAACAAGAGCCAGGTTAACGCCTGGCTGGGTTTGACCTTTCTGTTCGGGCTGGTGTTCATCGGTATGGAAATCTACGAATTCCATCACCTGATCGCCGAAGGCGCCGGCCCTGACCGCAGCGCGTTCCTGTCCGCGTTCTTTGCGTTGGTCGGTACCCACGGTATCCACGTGACCTCTGGCCTGATCTGGATTGCCATCATGATGATCCAGGTAACGAAATACGGCCTGACCAGTCGCAACAAGACCCGTCTGATGTGTCTGAGCCTGTTCTGGCACTTCCTTGACGTGGTATGGATTTGTGTCTTCACTGTTGTTTATCTGATGGGGGCGATGTAA